TGGCCTGGCGTTTAGCCACTTGACCCACCATGCGCTCGCCGGTCTTGGAGAAAGCCACCACGGACGGGGTGGTCCGGTTGCCCTCCGCATTGGGGATGACCACAGCCTCGCCGCCCTCCATGACGGCCACACAGCTATTTGTCGTACCTAAGTCGATACCGATAACCTTAGACATAATGATTGCCTCCAATTTATGATCAAATAATTCTATCTCAACAAATAAAAATTTGCGATTGTTGTTTTCATTCACGCCAGGCGAATCCATTGCAATGATTTGTCAGGATATATGCCTGACAAAAACACGTTGGCTCGTGCGCCTTGGGCGCACACGCCAGTGGCCGATGTCCCTGGTGCGGGGGAAGGTCGAGGGGGGACACAGTCCCCCTCTCGAATTCGCTCAGTTTGCCACCTGCACAATAGCGTGTCGGATCACCTTGTCACCCAGCAGGAACCCCGCCTGGAACACCTGGGATACCACGTTCTCCCCAAGGTTCTCATCATCGATGTGCATAACGGCGTTGTGCTTTTCCGGGTCAAATGGCTGGCCCTGGGCCTCGATCTCCGTGACTCCCAGCTTCTTCAGGATCTCCTGGTACTGGTGGAAGATCATCTCCAGCCCCTTCTTGTGGGGAGAGTCCTCATCGCCCTCAGTGGCCACAGCCCGCTCCAGGTTGTCGTACACCGCCAGGAACTCCTTGATGGTGTCCGCCTTGGCGTCCTGGTAGAGATTGTCTTTCTCCTTAGCGGTGCGCTTGCGGTAGTTGTCGTACTCTGCCGTCAGCCGGACGAACTGATCCTTCACGGACTCCAGCTGCCGGGCGGCCAGCTCCGCCGCCTCCATCTGCTCCCGGGTCAGGGTGTAGGTCTTTTCCTTTTTCTTCTTGCCCCTGGCGGCCTTCTCCGCCTTCTCATCGGGCACCTTCTCCTCCGCGGGGGAGCCTCTTCCTGAGGAGCCTCCTGCGGCTCTTCCGGCGTCTCCTCCGCCGGCTGCTTCGTCTCTTCGCTCATTCTTTTGCATCCTCCTTCGGGGGTAATTCCTGTTTGCCGAACAGCCGCGTCAATCCCTCCGCAAAGCCGGAGAGCCGGGCGGCCACGGTTCCGTAATCCATTCGTGTGGGTCCCACCACGCCGATCAGGCCCCGCATGTCGTTGCCGATGTCATAGCTGGCCACCACCACACTGGT
This DNA window, taken from Dysosmobacter welbionis, encodes the following:
- the grpE gene encoding nucleotide exchange factor GrpE, translating into MPDEKAEKAARGKKKKEKTYTLTREQMEAAELAARQLESVKDQFVRLTAEYDNYRKRTAKEKDNLYQDAKADTIKEFLAVYDNLERAVATEGDEDSPHKKGLEMIFHQYQEILKKLGVTEIEAQGQPFDPEKHNAVMHIDDENLGENVVSQVFQAGFLLGDKVIRHAIVQVAN